In Paenibacillus sp. 1781tsa1, one DNA window encodes the following:
- a CDS encoding CueP family metal-binding protein: MKKQMWIIASVAIVIVIGTYLFANNTGKEEAGTANAPNIRKLVEDISTGKKTPESASINAKQLIVTDQDKHTTTYDLPEKEFFLSIAPYVDQTHPCAIHSLTGCQGEMSNKEFSVTIHDSQGNTFMKDEVIKSGANGFMDFWVPRDRTYLIRIVRDGKVAETQLSTYENDNTCITTMQLS, encoded by the coding sequence ATGAAAAAACAAATGTGGATCATTGCAAGTGTTGCAATTGTCATTGTAATCGGAACCTACCTGTTTGCAAATAATACGGGCAAGGAAGAGGCAGGTACAGCCAATGCGCCCAATATCAGAAAATTGGTGGAAGATATCAGTACAGGAAAAAAGACACCGGAATCTGCCTCCATTAATGCCAAACAGTTAATCGTCACCGATCAAGATAAACATACGACTACATATGATTTGCCTGAAAAAGAATTTTTCCTGTCCATTGCACCCTACGTGGACCAGACCCATCCCTGTGCAATTCATAGCTTGACTGGTTGTCAGGGGGAAATGAGCAATAAGGAATTCAGCGTTACCATTCACGATTCTCAAGGCAACACGTTTATGAAAGATGAAGTGATTAAATCTGGTGCGAACGGATTTATGGACTTTTGGGTGCCACGAGACAGAACCTATCTGATTCGGATTGTTCGAGATGGAAAGGTTGCAGAAACGCAATTGTCTACATACGAAAATGATAATACGTGCATCACTACGATGCAGTTGAGTTAA
- a CDS encoding ABC transporter substrate-binding protein, with translation MKKGLNALLIMLAFVLVLAGCGKTTTTTDTSQGTNSGSAPAEETAGPVTVKHKRGELKLDKPAERVVTLEWTYTEDVVALGVQPVGNADNANYKVWVTSEAALDDSVTDIGTRGEPNLEAIAALKPDLIIANADNNNAVYDQLNAIAPTIEFDPYDGDGYNYDKMTEIFNTIATALGKEDKAKQVLSDLDQHYVEAKEKLAAAGKENFNFALTQAFTYQNAVSLRMFTDNSVVIGTLDKIGLVNDWKPDKLENYGFSTVGIESLTAVKDSNFIYITQPDDDVFGTAMKDNSVWNGLNFVKDKRTYQLASTTWTFGGPISSKVLVDGVVEAITK, from the coding sequence ATGAAAAAAGGGTTAAACGCACTGTTGATCATGCTGGCATTTGTGCTGGTTTTGGCGGGTTGTGGTAAAACCACGACTACAACAGACACAAGTCAAGGTACTAATTCGGGCAGTGCTCCCGCTGAAGAAACAGCAGGTCCTGTTACCGTGAAGCATAAACGTGGAGAGCTTAAGCTGGACAAGCCAGCAGAACGTGTCGTTACACTTGAATGGACATATACGGAAGATGTTGTTGCCCTGGGGGTTCAGCCAGTAGGTAATGCAGATAACGCTAACTATAAAGTGTGGGTAACATCCGAAGCAGCACTGGATGACAGTGTAACGGATATCGGAACACGTGGTGAGCCGAATCTGGAAGCTATTGCTGCATTGAAGCCGGATCTGATCATTGCTAACGCAGATAATAATAATGCGGTCTACGATCAGCTTAATGCTATTGCACCAACCATTGAATTCGATCCGTATGATGGCGATGGCTATAATTATGACAAAATGACAGAGATCTTTAATACCATTGCAACAGCTCTTGGTAAAGAAGACAAGGCTAAGCAAGTTCTTAGTGATCTCGATCAGCACTATGTGGAAGCCAAAGAAAAACTGGCTGCTGCGGGTAAAGAGAACTTCAACTTTGCACTGACACAAGCATTCACGTATCAAAATGCAGTCAGCCTGCGTATGTTTACGGATAATTCGGTTGTTATCGGTACATTGGACAAAATTGGTCTGGTGAACGATTGGAAGCCGGACAAACTGGAAAACTACGGCTTCTCGACAGTAGGAATTGAGTCGTTGACGGCTGTTAAGGACAGTAACTTCATTTATATCACTCAACCAGACGATGACGTTTTTGGCACAGCCATGAAAGATAACTCGGTTTGGAACGGACTGAACTTCGTGAAGGACAAACGCACCTATCAACTGGCCAGCACCACATGGACTTTTGGTGGACCGATCTCCTCCAAAGTATTGGTTGACGGTGTTGTTGAGGCGATTACCAAATGA
- a CDS encoding NAD(P)/FAD-dependent oxidoreductase, which translates to MSTAKMTTANQLDIYDITIVGGGPAGMYASFYSGMRAMRTKIIEAKQELGGFMRTYPEKLIWDVGGVDPIRCEKLIDSLERQARTFDPTIVFGQEIAELERHEDGVFVLISKTGERHYTRTILLCAGRGMTQVQKLDVEGANRYELTNLHYTVTDLSRFAGKRVLISGGGDSAVDWANEMGKIASEVTVVHRRHEFTGHESPVAQMKAQSTVMTPYNISRLYGTGDQIERVELVHVETGEIIPVEVDEVVVSHGYDRDFGNLVQWGLAREDYGVSVDQRMRTNIPGIFGAGDFITYGSKVRLIAGAFNDAVLAVNSAKMYLEPAASDMAGVSSHNARFYEKNKALL; encoded by the coding sequence TCAACTGGATATTTATGATATTACCATCGTTGGCGGGGGACCTGCTGGAATGTATGCCTCCTTTTATAGTGGCATGAGAGCCATGCGTACCAAGATCATTGAAGCCAAGCAGGAGCTGGGTGGATTCATGCGTACGTACCCGGAGAAGCTGATCTGGGATGTGGGCGGGGTCGATCCGATACGCTGCGAGAAGCTGATTGATTCACTGGAAAGACAAGCGAGAACGTTCGATCCAACGATTGTGTTTGGGCAGGAAATAGCCGAGCTTGAACGACATGAGGATGGTGTATTTGTACTCATTTCCAAAACAGGCGAGCGTCATTACACACGTACCATCCTGTTATGTGCGGGCAGAGGCATGACTCAGGTGCAAAAGCTGGATGTCGAGGGTGCCAATCGGTATGAGCTGACGAATCTGCACTATACCGTAACTGATCTATCCCGATTTGCCGGGAAGCGTGTTCTGATCTCGGGTGGCGGCGATTCCGCAGTCGACTGGGCGAATGAAATGGGCAAGATCGCAAGTGAAGTTACGGTAGTACACAGGCGCCATGAATTTACCGGACACGAGTCACCTGTTGCCCAGATGAAAGCTCAATCCACAGTCATGACACCATATAACATCTCTCGCTTATACGGTACAGGTGACCAAATCGAACGTGTCGAGTTGGTCCATGTCGAAACCGGTGAGATCATACCTGTTGAGGTGGATGAAGTTGTTGTAAGCCATGGGTATGATCGTGATTTTGGTAACCTCGTGCAATGGGGACTGGCAAGGGAAGACTATGGCGTATCTGTTGATCAGCGTATGCGTACCAACATTCCAGGCATATTCGGAGCAGGTGATTTCATCACCTATGGAAGCAAAGTCAGGCTAATTGCTGGTGCATTTAACGATGCGGTACTCGCGGTTAACAGTGCCAAGATGTATCTGGAGCCTGCTGCTTCCGATATGGCAGGTGTATCTTCTCACAATGCCCGGTTCTATGAAAAAAACAAAGCACTATTGTAA
- a CDS encoding iron ABC transporter permease has translation MSSVQRSKPTMNWRTISIYGGGLTALIVLFFVSLIYGEASIPLHVVWDSLTGRQDSLEHNMVWDLRMPRTVIGILAGGALAVAGALLQTITRNPLAASDTLGINAGAYFVVVLGAIAFPGLLSQSPFLFAALGGLLAAFAAYFMGGGRTSSPVRLALSGMIVSMVLGSFTSALHIFFSMETQGLFLWGSGTLVQNDWSGVSYAWPWVIGILLLALLLSRQWDMLELDESTASSLGQKVGLARTGGLILAVLLAAVIVSVIGPIGFVGLVAPHLVRLSGVRSNRLLLPGVFIWGAALLVGADVLAKMVHNSSMELPTGAVMAIIGAPWLIWLVLERMKAANGSGMSTSMSTGATSRRFAFGPVAVLFSIITVGLILLSTMFGGMRIPLADLLPSLFQSDGLFSALVQLRIPRTLVAAGAGAALAISGVLIQMAVRNPLADASIVGVSSGAGLGAMMVIILWPGLPSYLLPIAAIIGAAIAAVVVFSLAWKKGLNPSAVVLLGIAMSAIAGAGIQILIVRGAVYGSSGYIWLTGSTYARTWDQVKVIGLFLVILVPVAWWLARRFELLVFDDNSASGLGLGVRRTRLLAMAVGVLLAAGAVACVGTVGFIGLIAPHMVRLLTGNKLRRSMFLSALAGAVMLVLADTIGRTVMAPTEIPSGILIAIIGTPYFLYLMYRSNWRKSV, from the coding sequence ATGAGTTCGGTTCAAAGATCCAAGCCAACGATGAATTGGCGCACAATAAGCATATATGGGGGCGGTTTAACCGCTCTCATCGTGCTTTTTTTTGTAAGTCTAATTTATGGAGAGGCATCCATTCCTTTGCATGTCGTTTGGGACTCGCTCACAGGCAGACAGGATTCATTAGAGCATAATATGGTCTGGGATTTGCGGATGCCGCGTACGGTGATTGGTATTCTTGCAGGCGGTGCACTGGCTGTTGCAGGTGCTTTGCTTCAGACGATTACTCGTAATCCACTGGCTGCTTCGGATACGCTGGGCATTAATGCAGGAGCGTACTTTGTGGTGGTGTTGGGAGCTATCGCTTTTCCGGGTTTGTTAAGTCAGTCTCCGTTTCTTTTCGCAGCTCTTGGTGGTTTACTGGCAGCGTTTGCAGCTTATTTCATGGGCGGCGGACGAACATCAAGCCCGGTTCGACTGGCATTGTCAGGTATGATTGTATCGATGGTGCTCGGTTCATTTACAAGTGCATTACATATATTTTTCTCCATGGAGACACAAGGGTTATTTCTCTGGGGCTCTGGAACACTTGTCCAGAATGACTGGAGTGGTGTGTCTTATGCGTGGCCTTGGGTAATTGGCATCCTCCTCCTAGCGTTACTCTTGTCCAGACAGTGGGATATGCTGGAGCTGGATGAATCAACGGCTTCTTCTTTGGGGCAAAAGGTTGGTTTGGCTCGTACGGGTGGTTTAATTCTCGCCGTATTGCTGGCTGCAGTCATCGTCAGTGTGATTGGACCGATTGGCTTCGTGGGATTGGTAGCACCCCATCTGGTACGATTGAGTGGTGTACGTTCTAACCGATTACTGTTACCCGGTGTGTTTATATGGGGAGCAGCGCTCCTTGTTGGGGCAGACGTCCTTGCCAAGATGGTGCATAACTCCAGTATGGAGTTGCCAACAGGTGCTGTTATGGCGATCATTGGTGCACCATGGCTCATCTGGCTTGTGCTCGAACGAATGAAGGCTGCGAATGGATCAGGCATGTCCACATCAATGAGCACGGGAGCAACTTCACGTCGCTTTGCATTCGGCCCCGTGGCCGTCTTATTTTCGATCATTACCGTCGGACTTATCTTGCTCAGTACAATGTTTGGCGGGATGCGGATTCCACTGGCTGACCTGTTGCCGAGTCTGTTCCAGTCGGATGGACTGTTCTCCGCCTTGGTTCAGCTTCGGATTCCGCGTACCCTTGTTGCCGCTGGAGCGGGTGCAGCACTGGCCATTAGCGGTGTGCTGATTCAAATGGCGGTTCGTAACCCGCTGGCGGATGCTTCAATTGTGGGTGTCTCCTCTGGTGCAGGTCTCGGAGCGATGATGGTCATTATTTTATGGCCGGGTCTTCCGAGTTACTTGCTGCCGATTGCAGCAATCATCGGTGCCGCCATTGCCGCAGTGGTTGTGTTCTCACTTGCCTGGAAGAAAGGGCTGAACCCGTCTGCAGTGGTGTTGCTGGGGATCGCGATGTCTGCCATTGCCGGAGCAGGTATTCAAATCCTGATTGTACGAGGTGCGGTATACGGTAGCAGTGGATATATCTGGCTGACAGGCAGTACCTATGCTCGTACCTGGGATCAGGTGAAGGTTATCGGATTATTTTTGGTGATTCTGGTACCGGTAGCTTGGTGGCTGGCACGCAGATTCGAACTGCTGGTATTTGACGATAACAGTGCATCCGGACTTGGTCTGGGTGTACGCCGTACACGATTATTAGCCATGGCAGTTGGTGTTTTGCTTGCAGCAGGTGCAGTTGCTTGTGTAGGAACCGTCGGTTTTATTGGTTTGATTGCACCCCATATGGTTCGGTTACTGACAGGAAATAAGTTAAGACGATCCATGTTCCTAT
- a CDS encoding collagen-like protein produces MHCRVKVKVVKVRPKVVVNAPQGAQGTPGPIGPIGPKGATGAQGIPGPQGPIGLRGATGAQGIPGPQGLQGIPGIQGPVGPAGALGAVGPVGPVGPAGATGATGPAGPVGAGISDFLSVFRADPGTGTDTVPGNSPITLTGVLANVGGAFTFVPPSSTITINETGSYLISFSIHNQGDADFNLTVNGTPITPVPFTGNGGGPISAEVIVTVTTVPTTIQLVNANATPAQLHNNLNTTMTILKLTP; encoded by the coding sequence ATGCATTGTCGTGTTAAGGTTAAGGTGGTAAAGGTTAGACCTAAGGTTGTCGTTAATGCACCGCAAGGCGCTCAAGGAACTCCTGGACCAATAGGACCGATAGGTCCAAAAGGGGCAACTGGCGCTCAAGGGATACCGGGACCACAAGGACCGATAGGTCTCAGAGGAGCGACCGGTGCTCAAGGGATACCGGGACCACAAGGACTGCAAGGGATTCCAGGTATACAAGGGCCAGTCGGGCCAGCCGGCGCGCTCGGAGCAGTGGGTCCAGTAGGCCCAGTAGGTCCAGCAGGAGCAACAGGAGCAACAGGTCCGGCCGGTCCAGTTGGGGCTGGAATATCCGATTTCCTAAGTGTTTTCCGAGCAGATCCTGGCACAGGTACAGACACAGTACCTGGCAACTCACCCATAACTTTAACCGGGGTTTTGGCTAATGTTGGAGGTGCATTCACATTCGTGCCGCCGTCCTCCACGATAACAATCAATGAAACAGGAAGTTACTTGATCTCTTTTAGCATTCATAATCAGGGCGATGCAGATTTCAACCTCACAGTAAATGGAACGCCCATAACACCTGTGCCTTTCACAGGTAATGGAGGAGGACCTATATCTGCTGAAGTTATTGTTACGGTAACAACGGTTCCGACGACGATCCAGCTGGTAAATGCGAATGCAACTCCTGCACAGTTGCATAACAATCTAAATACCACTATGACCATTCTAAAACTGACTCCTTAA